One part of the Acuticoccus sediminis genome encodes these proteins:
- the purU gene encoding formyltetrahydrofolate deformylase gives MTELVLTLSCIDRKGIVGAVGSSIAAQDCNILESAQYFDRASGSFFMRVHFAAPDGMTPERFRAGFRPTLLAYDMEAEITDTSVRPRVLVMASMAGHCLNDLLYRWRTDRLPMNFVGVVSNHETWRARVENEGLPYHYMPVTPATKAAQEAALLKLVEDEKVELIVLARYMQVLSDDLSRRLEGRVINIHHSFLPSFKGAQPYHQAHARGVKLIGATAHYVTADLDEGPIIEQDVERIDHTMTPDDMAAAGRDIESRVLARAVRYHLERRILLNGDRTVVFR, from the coding sequence GTGACCGAACTCGTCCTCACCCTCTCCTGTATCGACCGCAAGGGAATCGTCGGCGCGGTCGGCTCGTCCATCGCCGCCCAGGACTGCAACATCCTGGAGAGCGCGCAGTACTTCGACCGCGCGTCCGGCTCATTCTTCATGCGCGTCCACTTCGCCGCGCCCGACGGCATGACGCCCGAGCGCTTCCGCGCCGGCTTCCGTCCGACGCTGCTCGCCTACGACATGGAAGCCGAGATCACCGACACGTCGGTGCGTCCGCGCGTCCTCGTCATGGCCTCGATGGCCGGTCACTGCCTCAACGATCTCCTCTATCGCTGGCGCACGGACCGGCTGCCGATGAACTTCGTCGGCGTCGTCTCCAACCACGAGACGTGGCGCGCGCGGGTGGAGAACGAGGGCCTGCCGTATCACTACATGCCCGTCACGCCCGCGACGAAGGCCGCGCAGGAGGCCGCGCTCCTCAAGCTCGTCGAGGACGAGAAGGTCGAGCTCATCGTCCTCGCCCGCTACATGCAGGTGCTGTCGGACGACCTGTCGCGCCGCCTCGAGGGGCGTGTCATCAACATCCACCACTCCTTCCTGCCGAGCTTCAAGGGCGCGCAGCCCTACCACCAGGCCCACGCGCGCGGTGTGAAGCTGATCGGCGCGACGGCCCACTACGTGACCGCCGACCTCGACGAGGGTCCGATCATCGAGCAGGACGTGGAGCGCATCGACCACACCATGACGCCCGACGACATGGCCGCGGCCGGTCGCGACATCGAAAGCCGCGTTCTCGCCAGAGCGGTCCGCTATCACCTGGAGCGCCGTATCCTACTGAATGGAGACCGTACCGTTGTCTTCCGCTAA
- a CDS encoding GNAT family N-acetyltransferase, with translation MHKIEEATPGDAPRIAEVLTRSIRDLCAADHHDDPGIVTRWTANKTRENVLEWIMDPALAVLVSRDDGDIAAVGMIRGDTILLNYVAPGRRFTGHSKALLGAMEEHIRSAGYPSGRLESTVTAHRFYTVHGWYDVGPPTGCGGLTCQPMAKDVGEEKAHGEV, from the coding sequence ATGCACAAGATCGAGGAGGCGACGCCTGGTGACGCCCCCCGGATCGCCGAAGTGCTGACGAGGTCGATCCGCGACCTGTGCGCAGCCGACCATCATGACGACCCGGGTATCGTCACCAGGTGGACCGCCAACAAGACGCGCGAGAACGTGCTCGAGTGGATCATGGACCCGGCGCTCGCCGTCCTCGTCTCGCGCGACGATGGCGACATTGCGGCCGTCGGCATGATCCGCGGCGATACGATCCTGCTGAACTACGTCGCACCGGGCCGCCGCTTCACGGGCCACAGCAAGGCCCTGCTGGGCGCGATGGAGGAGCACATCCGCTCCGCCGGCTATCCCAGCGGCCGGCTGGAGAGCACGGTGACGGCCCACAGGTTCTACACCGTGCACGGCTGGTACGACGTCGGCCCGCCGACCGGCTGCGGCGGGCTGACCTGCCAGCCCATGGCCAAGGACGTGGGTGAGGAGAAGGCCCACGGCGAGGTCTAG